One region of Streptomyces rishiriensis genomic DNA includes:
- a CDS encoding YggS family pyridoxal phosphate-dependent enzyme yields MTDRKRELAANLAKVEERIAAACAAAGRAREEVTLIVVTKTYPAGDVRLLSELGVRHVAENKDQDAAPKAAECAELPLRWHFVGQLQTNKVRSVVGYADVVQSVDRARLVTALSKEAVRAGREVGCLLQVALDAGASERGERGGVAPGGVEELAAQVAGSPGLRLDGLMTVAPLTGEYAGRQREAFGRLMDLSTDLRRAHPAANMVSAGMSADLEDAVAAGATHVRVGTAVLGVRPRLG; encoded by the coding sequence ATGACGGACCGTAAGCGTGAACTCGCCGCAAACCTGGCGAAAGTGGAGGAGCGGATCGCCGCCGCATGCGCGGCCGCGGGCCGTGCGCGGGAGGAGGTGACCCTGATCGTGGTCACCAAGACCTACCCGGCGGGCGATGTCCGGCTCCTGTCGGAACTCGGTGTGCGCCATGTCGCCGAGAACAAGGACCAGGACGCCGCGCCCAAGGCGGCCGAGTGCGCCGAACTGCCGCTGCGATGGCACTTCGTCGGCCAGCTGCAGACCAACAAGGTGCGCTCCGTGGTCGGTTACGCGGACGTGGTGCAGTCCGTCGACCGGGCCAGGCTGGTGACGGCCCTGTCCAAGGAGGCCGTGCGGGCCGGGCGCGAGGTGGGCTGTCTGCTGCAGGTGGCGCTCGACGCCGGGGCGAGCGAGCGGGGTGAGCGGGGCGGGGTGGCCCCGGGCGGCGTCGAGGAGTTGGCCGCTCAGGTCGCCGGGTCGCCGGGGCTGCGCCTTGACGGACTGATGACCGTCGCACCTCTGACCGGGGAGTACGCCGGGCGCCAACGCGAGGCCTTCGGGCGGTTGATGGATTTGTCGACTGACCTGCGCCGAGCCCATCCGGCTGCGAACATGGTGTCGGCAGGGATGAGTGCGGATCTCGAGGACGCCGTGGCGGCCGGAGCGACACATGTACGCGTCGGCACTGCGGTACTCGGAGTCCGCCCCAGGCTCGGGTAA
- a CDS encoding YggT family protein, with the protein MSVVLDVVYIALMVFLIVLIFRLVMDYVFQFARSWQPGKAMVVVLEATYTVTDPPLKLLRRVIPPLRLGGVALDLSFFVLMIIVYILISIVSRL; encoded by the coding sequence ATGAGCGTGGTCCTGGATGTCGTCTACATCGCGCTGATGGTCTTCCTCATCGTGCTCATCTTCCGGTTGGTCATGGACTACGTCTTCCAGTTCGCCCGCTCATGGCAGCCCGGCAAGGCGATGGTGGTCGTTCTGGAGGCCACCTACACTGTCACCGATCCACCGCTCAAGCTTCTGCGGCGGGTCATCCCGCCGTTGCGTCTCGGGGGCGTGGCGCTCGACCTGTCCTTCTTCGTACTGATGATCATCGTCTACATCCTGATCTCGATCGTGAGCCGGCTGTGA
- a CDS encoding cell division protein SepF → MAGAMRKMAVYLGLVEDDGYDGRGFDPDDDFEPELDPEPERDHRRHEPSHQSHGTHQSQRDEEVRIVQPPAPREPVARSASLGAESGRPARIAPVASITQERQSLEKNAPVIMPKVVSEREPYRITTLHPRTYNEARTIGEHFREGTPVIMNLTEMDDTDAKRLVDFAAGLVFGLHGSIERVTQKVFLLSPANVDVTAEDKARIAEGGFFNQS, encoded by the coding sequence ATGGCCGGCGCGATGCGCAAGATGGCGGTCTACCTCGGCCTCGTGGAGGACGATGGGTACGACGGCCGGGGATTCGACCCCGACGACGACTTCGAACCCGAGCTCGACCCGGAGCCCGAGCGGGACCACCGGCGACATGAGCCGTCTCACCAGTCACATGGTACGCATCAGTCCCAAAGGGACGAAGAGGTGCGAATCGTGCAGCCGCCGGCGCCGCGTGAGCCGGTGGCTCGTTCCGCTTCGCTGGGCGCGGAATCCGGACGCCCGGCGCGGATCGCGCCCGTGGCATCCATCACACAAGAACGTCAGTCCCTGGAGAAGAACGCACCGGTGATCATGCCCAAGGTCGTGTCGGAACGAGAGCCGTACCGGATCACCACACTTCACCCCCGGACCTACAACGAGGCCCGTACCATCGGGGAACACTTCCGTGAGGGCACCCCGGTGATCATGAATCTGACGGAGATGGATGACACAGACGCGAAGCGACTTGTCGACTTTGCGGCCGGTTTGGTGTTTGGTCTTCACGGCAGCATCGAGCGGGTGACGCAGAAGGTGTTCCTGTTGTCGCCTGCTAACGTCGATGTCACGGCGGAGGACAAGGCCCGCATCGCAGAGGGCGGGTTCTTCAACCAGAGCTGA
- a CDS encoding DivIVA domain-containing protein, whose protein sequence is MPLTPEDVRNKQFTTVRLREGYDEDEVDAFLDEVEAELTRLLRENEDLRAKLAAATRAAAQNQQNMRKPPEQDQQQGGMPQQGGMQQGGMQQGGMQQGGMQQQGGMQQQGMPQQGMPPQGMRGPGAPVPAGISGPPQQQMGGPMGGPPQLPSGAPQLPAGPNGGQGGPQGQGPMGQGPMGQGPMGQGPMGQNPMQQQMGGPMGQNPMQQQMGGPMGGPMGGPMGGPGQGPGGDSAARVLSLAQQTADQAIAEARSEANKIVGEARSRAEGLERDARAKADALERDAQEKHRVAMGSLESARATLERKVEDLRGFEREYRTRLKSYLESQLRQLETQADDSLAPPRTPATASLPPSPAPSMAPAGAGGQSYGGNPGMGAPSPAGPSYGGQQQMSPAMTQPMAPVRPQGPSPMGQAPSPMRGFLIDEDDN, encoded by the coding sequence ATGCCGTTGACCCCCGAGGACGTGCGGAACAAGCAGTTCACGACCGTCCGCCTCCGAGAAGGCTATGACGAGGACGAGGTCGATGCCTTCCTCGATGAGGTCGAAGCCGAACTGACCCGCCTGCTTCGTGAGAACGAGGACCTGCGGGCCAAACTGGCCGCGGCCACGCGCGCTGCTGCCCAGAACCAGCAGAACATGCGCAAGCCGCCCGAACAGGACCAGCAGCAGGGTGGCATGCCCCAGCAGGGCGGCATGCAGCAGGGCGGTATGCAGCAAGGCGGCATGCAGCAGGGCGGCATGCAGCAGCAGGGCGGTATGCAGCAGCAGGGCATGCCCCAGCAGGGGATGCCTCCGCAGGGCATGCGAGGCCCGGGCGCTCCGGTGCCCGCCGGCATATCGGGCCCGCCGCAGCAGCAGATGGGTGGCCCCATGGGTGGCCCGCCCCAGCTGCCGAGCGGTGCGCCGCAGCTGCCCGCCGGCCCCAACGGCGGCCAGGGTGGCCCGCAGGGTCAGGGTCCGATGGGCCAGGGCCCCATGGGTCAGGGCCCGATGGGCCAGGGTCCGATGGGTCAGAACCCTATGCAGCAGCAGATGGGTGGCCCGATGGGCCAGAACCCCATGCAGCAGCAGATGGGTGGCCCGATGGGCGGCCCCATGGGTGGTCCGATGGGCGGCCCCGGTCAGGGTCCCGGTGGCGACAGCGCCGCCCGTGTCCTGTCGCTGGCCCAGCAGACCGCCGACCAGGCGATCGCCGAGGCCCGTTCCGAGGCCAACAAGATCGTCGGTGAGGCGCGTTCGCGTGCCGAGGGTCTCGAGCGGGACGCCCGTGCCAAGGCCGACGCCCTGGAGCGGGACGCGCAGGAGAAGCACCGCGTCGCGATGGGCTCCCTGGAGTCCGCCCGCGCCACGCTGGAGCGCAAGGTCGAGGACCTGCGTGGCTTCGAGCGCGAGTACCGCACGCGTCTGAAGTCGTACCTCGAGTCCCAGCTGCGACAGCTGGAGACCCAGGCCGACGACTCCCTCGCTCCGCCGCGTACTCCGGCCACGGCCTCGCTGCCGCCGTCCCCGGCGCCTTCCATGGCACCGGCCGGTGCAGGTGGCCAGTCCTACGGCGGCAACCCGGGCATGGGCGCTCCCAGCCCGGCCGGTCCGTCCTACGGCGGGCAGCAGCAGATGTCCCCGGCGATGACCCAGCCGATGGCGCCGGTGCGGCCGCAGGGCCCGTCGCCGATGGGCCAGGCTCCCTCGCCGATGCGTGGCTTCCTCATCGACGAGGACGACAACTGA
- the pgeF gene encoding peptidoglycan editing factor PgeF: protein MIGQRESVSGAHFAFTDRWGGVSAAPYEELNLGGAVGDDPDAVRANRELAAKSLGLDPGLVVWMNQVHGNDVAEVDGPWTTRLTPPVDGLATATRGLALAVLTADCVPVLLADPVAGVVAAAHAGRPGMVKGIVPAAIDAMESLGADPSRIVARTGPAVCGRCYEVPEGMRAEVAAVEPAASAETSWGTPAVDVVAGVHAQLDRLGVRDRERSPVCTRESNDHFSYRRDRSTGRLAGYVWLD, encoded by the coding sequence CACTTCGCCTTCACCGACCGGTGGGGCGGGGTGAGCGCCGCTCCGTATGAGGAGCTCAACCTCGGCGGAGCGGTCGGCGACGACCCCGACGCCGTACGCGCCAATCGTGAACTGGCGGCCAAGTCGCTGGGTCTCGACCCCGGCCTGGTCGTCTGGATGAACCAGGTGCACGGCAACGACGTCGCCGAGGTCGACGGACCGTGGACCACCCGGCTCACCCCACCGGTCGACGGACTGGCGACCGCGACCCGGGGACTCGCCCTCGCCGTGCTGACGGCGGACTGTGTGCCCGTCCTGCTCGCCGACCCCGTCGCCGGGGTGGTCGCGGCCGCTCACGCCGGGCGGCCCGGCATGGTCAAGGGGATCGTGCCCGCCGCGATCGACGCGATGGAGTCGCTCGGCGCGGACCCCTCCCGGATCGTCGCCCGCACCGGACCCGCCGTGTGCGGGCGGTGCTACGAAGTGCCGGAGGGGATGCGCGCCGAGGTGGCCGCCGTCGAGCCGGCGGCGAGCGCCGAGACGAGCTGGGGCACTCCCGCCGTCGACGTGGTCGCCGGGGTGCACGCGCAGCTCGATCGGCTCGGGGTGCGCGACCGGGAGCGGTCGCCGGTGTGCACACGGGAGTCGAACGATCACTTCTCGTACCGCCGCGACCGCTCCACGGGGCGACTCGCGGGATATGTCTGGCTGGACTGA
- the ileS gene encoding isoleucine--tRNA ligase, protein MSAGGSSLNTQPQYRQVPAQVDLPALEHAVLDFWREQKIFAKSLEQSEGRPEWVFYEGPPTANGMPGAHHIEARVFKDVFPRFRTMRGYHVARKAGWDCHGLPVELAVEKELGFSGKQDIEAYGIAAFNDKCRESVLRHTDAFSELTTRMGYWVDLDDAYVTMDPEYIESVWWSLKEIFNKGLLVQDHRVAPWCPRCGTGLSDHELAQGYETVVDPSVYVRFPLTSGPLAGEAALLVWTTTPWTLVSNTAVAAHPEVPYVVATNGEEKLVVAEPLVAKALGEGWETTGQTFTGAEMERWTYQRPFELVEFPEPAHYVVNAEYVTTEDGTGLVHQSPAFGEDDLKVCRSYGLPVVNPVRPDGTFEESVPMVGGVFFKKADEKLTEDLQRRGLLFRHIPYEHSYPHCWRCHTALLYYAQPSWYIRTTAVKDRLLQENEKTNWFPDTVKHGRYGDWLDNNIDWALSRNRYWGTPLPIWRCEEDHLTVAGSRAELTELTGTDQSELDPHRPYIDAVTFACPHDGCGRTATRVPEVIDAWYDSGSMPFAQWGYPYKNKDLFESRYPAQFISEAIDQTRGWFYTLMAIGTLVFDKSSYENVVCLGHILAEDGRKMSKHLGNILQPIPLMDQHGADAVRWFMAAGGSPWAARRVGHNTIQEVVRKTLLTYWNTVAFQALYARTSGWAPSGADPAPADRPVLDRWLLSELHALTDQVTQALEAYDTQRAGKLLSAFVDDLSNWYVRRSRRRFWQGDKAALRTLHEVVETVTKLMAPLTPFITERVWQDLVVPVTPGAPDSVHLAAWPEADLSAIDPELSKQMVLVRRLVELGRATRAESGVKTRQPLKRALIAASGFGALDRELHGQITEELNVESLASLSEVGGSLVDTTAKANFRALGKRFGKRVQDVAKAVANADAAALSLALREGAASVEVDGETITLAPDEVIITETPREGWSVASDSGATVALDLEITEELRRAGLARDAIRLIQEARKNSGLDVADRIALRWTATDPATADALSGHAGLIADEVLATDFAEGEADDTYGAPFTDDGLTLTFRLRKA, encoded by the coding sequence ATGTCCGCCGGAGGAAGCTCGTTGAACACGCAGCCGCAGTACCGCCAGGTACCCGCCCAGGTCGACCTGCCCGCGCTCGAGCACGCGGTGCTCGACTTCTGGCGCGAGCAGAAGATCTTCGCCAAGAGCCTGGAGCAGTCCGAGGGCCGCCCCGAGTGGGTGTTCTACGAGGGGCCGCCCACCGCCAACGGCATGCCGGGCGCCCACCACATCGAGGCCCGCGTCTTCAAGGACGTCTTCCCCCGTTTCCGCACCATGCGCGGCTACCACGTGGCCCGCAAGGCCGGCTGGGACTGCCACGGCCTCCCGGTGGAGCTCGCGGTCGAGAAGGAGCTCGGCTTCTCCGGCAAGCAGGACATCGAGGCGTACGGCATCGCCGCGTTCAACGACAAGTGCCGCGAGTCCGTGCTCCGCCACACCGACGCGTTCTCCGAGCTGACGACCCGCATGGGCTACTGGGTCGACCTCGACGACGCCTACGTCACGATGGACCCCGAGTACATCGAGTCGGTCTGGTGGTCGCTGAAGGAGATCTTCAACAAGGGTCTGCTGGTCCAGGACCACCGCGTCGCCCCCTGGTGCCCCCGGTGCGGCACGGGTCTGTCGGACCACGAGCTGGCCCAGGGCTACGAGACGGTCGTCGACCCGTCCGTGTACGTCCGTTTCCCGCTCACCTCCGGTCCGCTGGCCGGCGAAGCCGCCCTCCTGGTCTGGACGACGACCCCCTGGACACTGGTCTCCAACACGGCCGTGGCCGCGCACCCCGAGGTCCCCTACGTCGTGGCGACGAACGGCGAGGAGAAGCTCGTCGTCGCCGAGCCGCTGGTCGCCAAGGCGCTCGGCGAGGGCTGGGAGACCACCGGCCAGACCTTCACCGGCGCCGAAATGGAGCGCTGGACCTATCAACGTCCGTTCGAGCTGGTGGAGTTCCCGGAGCCGGCCCACTACGTGGTGAACGCCGAGTACGTCACCACCGAGGACGGCACCGGGCTGGTCCACCAGTCCCCCGCCTTCGGTGAGGACGACCTCAAGGTCTGCCGTTCCTACGGCCTGCCCGTGGTCAACCCGGTCCGCCCGGACGGCACCTTCGAGGAGTCCGTCCCGATGGTCGGCGGCGTCTTCTTCAAGAAGGCGGACGAAAAGCTCACCGAGGACCTCCAGCGGCGCGGCCTCCTCTTCCGGCACATCCCGTACGAGCACAGCTACCCGCACTGCTGGCGCTGCCACACCGCGCTCCTCTACTACGCGCAGCCGTCCTGGTACATCCGCACCACCGCCGTCAAGGACCGCCTCCTCCAGGAGAACGAGAAGACCAACTGGTTCCCGGACACGGTCAAGCACGGCCGGTACGGCGACTGGCTCGACAACAACATCGACTGGGCGCTCTCCCGCAACCGCTACTGGGGCACCCCGCTGCCGATCTGGCGCTGCGAGGAGGACCACCTCACCGTCGCCGGCTCGCGCGCGGAGCTCACCGAGCTCACCGGCACCGACCAGTCCGAGCTGGACCCGCACCGCCCGTACATCGACGCGGTCACCTTCGCCTGCCCCCACGACGGCTGCGGACGGACGGCCACGCGCGTGCCGGAGGTCATCGACGCCTGGTACGACTCGGGTTCGATGCCGTTCGCGCAGTGGGGCTACCCGTACAAGAACAAGGACCTCTTCGAGTCCCGTTACCCGGCGCAGTTCATCAGCGAGGCCATCGACCAGACCCGCGGCTGGTTCTACACGCTGATGGCCATCGGCACGCTGGTCTTCGACAAGTCCTCGTACGAGAACGTCGTCTGCCTGGGCCACATCCTCGCCGAGGACGGCCGCAAGATGTCCAAGCACCTGGGCAACATCCTGCAGCCGATCCCGCTGATGGACCAGCACGGCGCCGACGCGGTCCGCTGGTTCATGGCGGCCGGCGGCTCCCCGTGGGCGGCCCGCCGCGTGGGCCACAACACCATCCAGGAGGTCGTCCGCAAGACGCTCCTGACGTACTGGAACACGGTCGCCTTCCAGGCCCTGTACGCCCGTACGTCCGGCTGGGCGCCGAGCGGGGCCGACCCGGCCCCGGCCGACCGTCCGGTCCTGGACCGCTGGCTGCTCTCCGAACTGCACGCGCTCACCGACCAGGTGACGCAGGCTCTGGAGGCGTACGACACCCAGCGCGCCGGCAAGCTGCTCTCCGCGTTCGTCGACGACCTGTCCAACTGGTACGTGCGCCGCTCGCGCCGCCGCTTCTGGCAGGGCGACAAGGCCGCGCTGCGCACCCTGCACGAGGTCGTCGAGACGGTCACCAAGCTGATGGCCCCCCTGACGCCGTTCATCACCGAGCGGGTCTGGCAGGACCTCGTCGTGCCGGTCACCCCGGGCGCCCCGGACTCCGTCCACCTGGCGGCCTGGCCGGAGGCCGACCTCTCCGCGATCGACCCCGAGCTGTCGAAGCAGATGGTCCTCGTCCGCCGCCTGGTGGAGCTGGGCCGCGCCACGCGCGCGGAGTCGGGCGTGAAGACCCGCCAGCCCCTCAAGCGCGCCCTGATCGCAGCGAGCGGCTTCGGCGCCCTCGACCGCGAGCTGCACGGACAGATCACGGAGGAGCTCAACGTCGAGTCGCTGGCGTCCCTCTCCGAGGTCGGCGGCAGCCTGGTCGACACCACCGCCAAGGCCAACTTCCGCGCTCTCGGCAAGCGGTTCGGCAAGCGCGTCCAGGATGTCGCCAAGGCCGTCGCGAACGCCGACGCGGCCGCGCTCTCCCTCGCCCTGCGCGAGGGCGCGGCCTCGGTGGAGGTCGACGGCGAGACGATCACCCTGGCCCCCGACGAGGTCATCATCACGGAGACCCCGCGCGAGGGCTGGTCGGTCGCCTCCGACTCCGGCGCGACGGTCGCCCTCGACCTGGAGATCACCGAGGAGCTGCGCCGTGCGGGCCTGGCCCGGGACGCGATCCGGCTGATCCAGGAGGCCCGCAAGAACAGCGGCCTCGACGTCGCCGACCGCATCGCGCTGCGCTGGACCGCCACCGACCCGGCGACCGCCGACGCCCTGTCCGGGCACGCCGGCCTCATCGCCGACGAGGTGCTCGCCACGGACTTCGCCGAGGGCGAGGCGGACGACACGTACGGCGCCCCGTTCACCGACGACGGTCTGACGCTGACGTTCCGCCTGCGCAAGGCATAG